Genomic DNA from Salinibacter pepae:
AGCGCTCGGTGCGGGCCGTGATCTCGACCGTCTCGCCGTCCTCGCCGTCTTCGAGGTAGCCGCGCTTCTTCAGCTCCTCGATGAAGTCGTCGAGGTCCTTGTCCGAGCCCTCGGTCAGGCCGTACTTGTCGTCGAGCTGCTCCATCCAGTCGAGGGCCTCCTCCGCGTCCCCCGCCGTGTGTTCGAGCAGTTCCTGGAAGAGGTCGAGGAGCTCCTCAAAGAGCGGCTGCTGGCTGCCGTGGCGGACGGAGTCCCATTCGGTATACCGAAAACGCATGGCGGAGTGGCTGGTCTGAGAAAACGACTGCACGAGGGGTACGCCGGGACCCTGCTGTTTGTTTGTTCTTCACGGACGCGCCGCTCCCATCCTTACACGGATGGGACATTCGGCGAATGCTGGCAGCCACCGTGCCGTGCTCTTCGCCCCCCTCCCTCTTCCCTCCCTCTTTCCGCCCCATCCTCACCCCGAGTAGGCCTCCTCAAGGTACGTCTCCGCGCGCTCGTGGGCCCCGGACGCATCCTCCATGTTGAGCACCGTCCGGTAGCGGTTTACGGCCATCTCGCGGCGGCCGAGGGCGTCGTACACCATGCCCTGGTACAGGTAGCCGAGCACCCGGTAGCGCGTGTCCTCGATGGTCTCCCGGGCGGTCAGTTGCTCCAGCTCCGCCAGGTGCTGCAGGGCCTTCCGGTAGGCGTCCCGGTAGAGCCGGTCGCGGGCCAGGTAGAGCTGGGCGATTTCCTCCATGTGGGTGTTGTAGCCCGCCTGCCCGGCCTCGGCGCGCTCCACGACCGCCTCGAAGATGCGGCGCGCCTGCCGCCAGCGCCCCCACCGGGCGTAGACCCGCCCCTCGAAGGTGTGAAAGAAGGGGTTGTCCGGATGCCGCTCGCGGAGCCGCTCGGTCCACTTTCGGGTCTCTCGAAAATCATCCTCGTACAGGTAGTGGACCTTCGCGAGGAAGTAGATCGCCTCCGTCTGCACGTAGTGCCCATTCGTGGCCGTCTCGCGGAGCAGCGTGAGCCCCCGCTCCTTGTTGCCGTCCGGCAGCATCCACATGAGGGCCTTCGACAGCGAATACTCCTCCGGCAGGATGGCCGCGTAGTAGTCGTACATGCCCGAGCCGAAGACGTAGTCGCCCCGCTCCGGCGCCACCGCCTCGACCTGTTGCACGTAGCTGATGGCCTTCTGGGCGTTCCGGAGGGTCTTCCACCAGTGGTACCGGTTGGAGTGGAGGCGCGACAGAAAGCCGTGGGCCGCCGCCTTGAAGAGGGCCGCGTCGAAATGGTCCGGGTCCTCCGCCAGAAGCGCGTCGCACCGGTCGATCACGGTGTTCATCTGCTCGGCGAACGCCGCGTCGTGGGAGGTGTCCGTGAGGTCGAGCATGATGGTCCACCACAGGTTGAGGCCCTGCAGGAACGGCCCGATGGGGTGATCGGGGTAGCGCGCATCGATTTTTTCGAACCGGGCCTTCGCCGCCTCAAACTGCATGCCGTAGAGCCGGTCGAGCCCCTCGGTGCCCGTCGTCCGGACAAACTCGTCGGTGAGCACGGAGGAGGTCTGCGCCACGGCGGTGGTCTCGGCGGCCGCCGGGGCCGAATGGGGCTGGCCGCGGGCGCGGCCTGTCCCCGTTAGGAGCAGGGCCGCGAGCACGGCGGCGGCCATCCGGACCGGCAATACGCTACGAAACGGCATACGGGTCATGTTGGCGAGGGGCAGGTAAGTGGGGCTCGCCACTCAGTCGGATGGGCCCCCAGGTCAGCGCGTGCCCTTGACTCTCGTTGATGTTCGGGGCGGCGAGGCAGGGGGCCTCCCGTCGTCGCGACCAATGTCGATGGACATTCTAAGGCGCCTCGTCCGCCTTGACGCCCTGCAGGTTCTTCTCGGCGAGCAGGTTGACGTCGTAGGTCTGGACCCGCCCGTTCCGGTCGCGGTGGCGGCGGCGGGCGATGGTCACCAGCCGGTCCACCAGCGCGTCGAACGACACGCCGGACGGCTCCCACAGGTAGAACGAGAACGAGCCCGGGATGGTGTTTATTTCGTTGAAATAGACCCGCCCGGTGGCCTCGTCGATCATAAAGTCGATGCGGACGACGCCGGCGCACTCGAACTGGTGGAAGATGCGGACGGCCCGGTCCTGAATCGTTTCGGTGCGCTCGTCGGAGAGATTCGCCGGCACGATGCGGTCCTGGGCGGCCATGCCCTCCGGGCTCGATTCGGCCCTTTTGGTGCCGCCCTCCGCCTTTGCCGCCTCCCCGTCCTCCCGCATGTACTTGTCCCGGAAGGTGAGCACTTCGTCGTCGTCCGACGCCACCGGCTCCTCCAACACGCTGGGCGTGGCCGCGTGGCCGTCCCCCAGCACCGAGCAGTTGATCTCGCGCAGCGCCTCCACCGCCTTCTCCACGACCACCTTGTCGTCGTACCGAAACGCGTCCTCGATGGCCGCGTCGAGCCCTGCGCGGGTGTGCACCTGCGCAATGCCGATGGACGACCCGCAGCGGGCCGGCTTCACGACGAGCGGGTAGTCGAGCTCCGCCTCGCACTCGTCCAGGGCCGCCGCCTCCCGGCCGGCCCACTCCCCCTCGCGGAGGGCCACGAAGTCGACCACGGGAATCCCGGCCTGCCGGCACACCCGCTTCGACATGACCTTGTCCATGCCGAGGGCGGAGCCGAACACGCCGGCGCTGGTGTAGGGCACGTTGAACGTCTCGCAGAGGCCCTGCACGCCCCCATTCTCGCCGGGGCCGCCGTGCAACCCCAGCAGCATGACGTCGATCCGGCGCCGCAGGGCGGGGCGCTGGAGGCGCTTCAGGATCCCCGGAGCGCGGTCCTCGATCAGCTCGAGGTGCCCGTACGGCGTTGGGGCGAGGGCCACGGGGAGGGCGTCCTCGCGGAGGGCGTCCAGGTCGCGGTACGCCTCCACCTCCAGCAGGGCGTCTCCGGTATACCACGTGCCGTCCTTCGCGACGTAGATGGGCACGGGCGTGTACCGGTCGCGGTCGAGCGCCGCGGCGGCCTGCAGCGCCGTGATGACCGACACCTCGTGCTCGGGGGCCACCCCGCCGAGGACGATGCCAACCTGTAGGGGCTCGGGGGACACAGTGGGGCCGGGGACGGACGAGAAACAGAACGATGCAGGGGGAGCCACCTGGTACGGAGACGAGCGCCCGGACGATCCCCCTAGAGGCGGCGGCCCGCTCCTGCTCGGCGCGAGCGGGCCGTCACGCCCCCCCACACTCCACGAACTGCCCGTCGCTGTAGACGGCCCGGGGCCGCCCCACCATCTCGGCGTCCGTGAACGGGGTGTTTTCGCTCTTCGACCGGATGTCGTCTTTCGTGAAGGTCCACTCGGTCGACGCGTCGAAGACCGTGAGCCGCGCCGGCGTGCCCTCCGTGAGGCCCGGCTCGTCGAGGCGCAGGATGCGGCGCGGGGCGACGGTCAGTGCCCGCACCGCCTCTTCCACCGAGAGCACGCCCGGCTCGATCAGCTCGCGCCCGATGAGGCCCCAGGCGGTTTCGAGGCCGAGGATGCCGAAGGGGGCATGGGCGAACTCGACCTGCTTCTCGTAGGACGCGTGGGGGGCGTGGTCGGTACAGATCGCGTCGATGGTGCCGTCGGCCAGGCCCTCCTTCAGGGCCGCCACGTCGGCCGGCGAGCGGAGGGGCGGGTGCATCTTTGTGTTCGTGTCGAACTGGGACGCCTCCACCGCCGCGTCCGTGAGCGTCAGGTGGTGGGTGCACACCTCCGCCGTGACGGGCACGCCGTGGGCCTTGGCCCGCCGCACGAGCTCCACGCCCCGGGCGGTGGAGATGTGCGCCACGTGGAGGGCGCCCCCGGTGAGGGCCGCCAGTTCAATGTCGCGGGCAATCA
This window encodes:
- a CDS encoding D-alanine--D-alanine ligase family protein, translated to MSPEPLQVGIVLGGVAPEHEVSVITALQAAAALDRDRYTPVPIYVAKDGTWYTGDALLEVEAYRDLDALREDALPVALAPTPYGHLELIEDRAPGILKRLQRPALRRRIDVMLLGLHGGPGENGGVQGLCETFNVPYTSAGVFGSALGMDKVMSKRVCRQAGIPVVDFVALREGEWAGREAAALDECEAELDYPLVVKPARCGSSIGIAQVHTRAGLDAAIEDAFRYDDKVVVEKAVEALREINCSVLGDGHAATPSVLEEPVASDDDEVLTFRDKYMREDGEAAKAEGGTKRAESSPEGMAAQDRIVPANLSDERTETIQDRAVRIFHQFECAGVVRIDFMIDEATGRVYFNEINTIPGSFSFYLWEPSGVSFDALVDRLVTIARRRHRDRNGRVQTYDVNLLAEKNLQGVKADEAP
- a CDS encoding dihydroorotase — encoded protein: MTPHLLLRGGTLLRPEPKTTQDADLLIRDGTIAAIGPDLNVGDDVPVYDASGLFISPGWMDMHVHLREPGYEHKETVATGSRAALAGGFTDVACMPNTDPPLHTRDVVEFVRERAADTPVGVHPIACVSKERAGDEIAEMADLEAGGAVAFSDDGAPVPTAGLMRRALEYSSMLDRPIINHMEEETLNPSGQMHEGEVSARLGLDGIPAASEDVMIARDIELAALTGGALHVAHISTARGVELVRRAKAHGVPVTAEVCTHHLTLTDAAVEASQFDTNTKMHPPLRSPADVAALKEGLADGTIDAICTDHAPHASYEKQVEFAHAPFGILGLETAWGLIGRELIEPGVLSVEEAVRALTVAPRRILRLDEPGLTEGTPARLTVFDASTEWTFTKDDIRSKSENTPFTDAEMVGRPRAVYSDGQFVECGGA
- a CDS encoding tetratricopeptide repeat protein produces the protein MPFRSVLPVRMAAAVLAALLLTGTGRARGQPHSAPAAAETTAVAQTSSVLTDEFVRTTGTEGLDRLYGMQFEAAKARFEKIDARYPDHPIGPFLQGLNLWWTIMLDLTDTSHDAAFAEQMNTVIDRCDALLAEDPDHFDAALFKAAAHGFLSRLHSNRYHWWKTLRNAQKAISYVQQVEAVAPERGDYVFGSGMYDYYAAILPEEYSLSKALMWMLPDGNKERGLTLLRETATNGHYVQTEAIYFLAKVHYLYEDDFRETRKWTERLRERHPDNPFFHTFEGRVYARWGRWRQARRIFEAVVERAEAGQAGYNTHMEEIAQLYLARDRLYRDAYRKALQHLAELEQLTARETIEDTRYRVLGYLYQGMVYDALGRREMAVNRYRTVLNMEDASGAHERAETYLEEAYSG